In Rhodobacteraceae bacterium LMO-JJ12, a single window of DNA contains:
- a CDS encoding ATP-binding protein, giving the protein MSRKPTTQIVKATRTRTTGWRTRAALILLLIIAVATILTTNRLLTDRFTETTRNRAELRLALYSGNLLSELRRNSIVPQLLARDPALIGALDSADYSRSTQRLLSFVEEIGAASLMLLDRDGRTVAATDRARLGENHRPKAYFLDALRSNNTIFTVTEREAGGYIFSYTRRVDWQAETLGVIVVEVNLQKFERAWAGISDAVLVSDSTGNIILATEPRWRGLTEAEALQHEPVESAIERAIRTTANWSVLPADAYVQGEAVMRMEGRVAFRGWKIASFTPYAGVREKVNGFLALEIMGFAILLALAFYFLSRKTASRMVFFQRESAELRALNARLQREIAERKKMQDQLVVAEQTLAQASKLAALGEMSAAVSHELNQPLAAMKTYLAGARLLMRRSRPEEALSSFSRIDDLIERMGAITRQLKSYARKGGETLAPVNVGDALMSAVVMMEPQLKSRKVEITRSMPDTPVMVMGDRLRIEQVMINLLRNALDAIQGVPDPQIDLLLVQGETATLSVRDNGYGIEDLDTLFEPFYTTKQPGEGVGLGLAISSGIVNDLGGRLTARNAAAGGAVFEMQLPILEDNETQAAE; this is encoded by the coding sequence ATGAGCCGCAAGCCAACAACCCAGATCGTCAAGGCAACGCGCACCCGCACCACGGGTTGGCGCACGCGCGCCGCGTTGATCCTTTTGTTGATCATTGCTGTGGCCACGATCCTGACCACCAACCGATTGCTGACGGACCGCTTTACCGAAACCACGCGCAACCGGGCAGAGCTGCGTCTGGCGCTTTATTCCGGCAACCTGCTGAGCGAATTGAGGCGCAATTCCATCGTGCCGCAGCTTCTGGCGCGCGATCCGGCGTTGATCGGGGCCTTGGACTCGGCCGATTACAGCCGCTCGACCCAGCGGCTCTTGTCCTTTGTCGAAGAGATCGGGGCGGCCTCGTTGATGCTGCTTGACCGCGACGGGCGCACCGTGGCTGCGACCGACCGTGCGCGGCTGGGTGAGAACCATCGCCCGAAGGCTTACTTTCTTGATGCTCTGCGCTCGAATAACACCATCTTTACGGTCACCGAGCGCGAGGCGGGGGGGTATATCTTCAGCTATACGCGCAGGGTCGATTGGCAGGCCGAGACGCTGGGGGTGATCGTTGTCGAGGTGAACCTGCAAAAGTTCGAACGCGCCTGGGCGGGGATATCGGATGCGGTTCTGGTCTCGGACAGTACGGGCAATATCATTCTTGCGACTGAGCCGCGCTGGCGCGGGCTGACCGAGGCGGAGGCGTTGCAGCACGAGCCGGTGGAAAGCGCGATCGAGCGTGCCATTCGCACCACCGCAAACTGGAGCGTGCTGCCGGCCGATGCCTATGTGCAGGGTGAAGCCGTGATGCGGATGGAGGGGCGGGTGGCGTTTCGCGGCTGGAAGATCGCCAGCTTCACGCCCTATGCCGGGGTGCGTGAGAAGGTGAACGGGTTCCTGGCGCTGGAGATCATGGGATTCGCCATTCTGTTGGCGCTGGCGTTTTATTTCCTGAGCCGCAAGACGGCGTCGCGGATGGTTTTCTTTCAGCGGGAATCGGCAGAACTTCGCGCACTGAACGCACGCTTGCAGCGGGAAATTGCCGAGCGCAAAAAGATGCAGGATCAGCTTGTCGTGGCCGAACAGACGCTTGCGCAGGCCTCAAAGCTGGCGGCTTTGGGCGAGATGTCGGCGGCGGTCAGCCATGAGTTGAACCAGCCGCTGGCGGCGATGAAGACCTATCTTGCGGGGGCGCGTTTGCTGATGCGGCGCTCTCGCCCGGAAGAGGCGCTGTCGAGTTTCTCACGGATTGATGATCTGATCGAGCGGATGGGCGCGATTACCCGCCAGCTCAAGAGCTATGCGCGTAAAGGTGGCGAGACGCTTGCCCCTGTAAACGTGGGCGATGCGTTGATGTCTGCGGTTGTGATGATGGAGCCGCAGCTCAAGAGCCGCAAGGTCGAGATCACCCGCTCGATGCCCGATACGCCGGTAATGGTGATGGGGGATCGGCTGCGTATTGAGCAGGTGATGATCAATCTTTTGCGCAATGCGCTGGATGCGATTCAGGGGGTGCCGGATCCGCAGATTGATCTTCTGCTGGTGCAGGGGGAAACCGCGACGTTGAGCGTGCGCGACAATGGCTATGGCATCGAAGATCTCGATACGTTGTTCGAGCCGTTTTACACGACCAAGCAGCCGGGCGAGGGGGTCGGGCTGGGGCTTGCGATTTCTTCGGGGATCGTGAACGACCTTGGCGGAAGACTTACCGCGCGCAATGCTGCGGCGGGGGGGGCTGTTTTTGAAATGCAGCTCCCTATCTTGGAAGATAATGAAACGCAGGCGGCCGAGTAA